The following coding sequences lie in one Cupriavidus taiwanensis LMG 19424 genomic window:
- a CDS encoding transglycosylase SLT domain-containing protein, protein MTKRLAGMLWLAAGLITAGAQAATIDAVISPTAIVVKVDGQARLHTMEGKPVLYCGLDAFLAWSARLLGAQVDAGAEAGPVVTLAGKPVPITALLVREGWLRPSALNDAAQEAIAERRGGWACAPKTEPFAQMGGRVDPKITAGIAMNESSYRGRPWPWTLNVAGRGMFFSTREEAYAAINRLLANQRCDFDVGLMQVNWCYHGKRFASPWEALAPATNIRVAEDILAENLQRSGSPMKAVAWYHSANPERGGPYFSRFMKHVAQFQ, encoded by the coding sequence GTGACTAAGCGGCTTGCGGGCATGCTCTGGTTGGCTGCCGGACTCATCACTGCCGGCGCACAGGCTGCAACGATCGACGCGGTCATTAGCCCCACTGCCATCGTGGTGAAGGTGGACGGGCAGGCCCGGTTACACACCATGGAAGGAAAGCCGGTTCTGTACTGCGGACTCGATGCGTTCCTTGCTTGGTCGGCACGTCTGCTGGGCGCGCAGGTCGATGCCGGGGCGGAAGCCGGCCCGGTCGTGACACTGGCTGGCAAGCCTGTGCCGATCACCGCATTGCTGGTGCGCGAAGGTTGGCTGCGCCCGTCCGCGCTGAACGATGCCGCTCAGGAAGCCATCGCGGAGCGGCGCGGTGGCTGGGCGTGCGCGCCGAAGACCGAGCCGTTCGCGCAGATGGGCGGCCGCGTGGATCCCAAGATTACAGCGGGCATCGCCATGAACGAGTCGTCTTACCGCGGCCGGCCCTGGCCTTGGACGCTTAACGTGGCAGGACGCGGCATGTTCTTCTCGACGCGCGAGGAAGCCTACGCGGCCATCAACCGGCTTCTGGCCAACCAGCGCTGCGATTTCGATGTCGGGCTGATGCAGGTGAACTGGTGCTACCACGGCAAGCGCTTCGCCTCGCCATGGGAGGCGCTGGCGCCGGCGACGAACATCCGCGTGGCGGAAGACATTCTGGCAGAGAACCTGCAACGAAGCGGCTCTCCGATGAAGGCGGTGGCGTGGTACCACAGCGCGAACCCTGAGCGCGGTGGGCCGTACTTCTCCCGATTCATGAAACACGTGGCGCAATTCCAATGA
- the pilO2 gene encoding type 4b pilus protein PilO2, translated as MAEILSFPGLKGSFAIGLTWQHEEAQPSQGVLRARALELGRNVRWGLVHQSAEGAIQTGFCEAIAGAKPAGLKPLAAVVAGQHRQPWRGLFHLQGSLYWYIAVRQGHAVIAGGDRVGTLEELAPIRERHRALGEWTEVEGTIRDLANMARAAKGVSPMRDVLTGPWKSTSYAVAAAIGVVALLVGGWYWYDQQQAAEREAQLMRQRAVAAAQLANEAARQRAIPWVEEAMPTAFLQACRRAWDRQVLAEAGWTLASWRCKPATSTALTIETTWKRDGGLAANAPGALSTDGNQATATANAPAAFLPSPRAVSATAAAQRSMWTYAQGNGVSLQLTSPPALLPADGNTPVDPWLAMTADIGFGAPPWLGVGEGLDDVAGLRLTEVSYEAAAQLWKGTGKLYAMRDGAVPPAGSQ; from the coding sequence ATGGCTGAGATCCTGTCATTCCCCGGACTGAAGGGCAGCTTCGCCATCGGGCTGACCTGGCAACACGAGGAAGCCCAGCCGAGCCAGGGTGTCCTACGCGCGCGCGCGCTGGAACTCGGCCGGAACGTCCGCTGGGGCCTGGTGCATCAAAGCGCGGAAGGGGCCATCCAGACCGGATTCTGCGAAGCGATCGCCGGCGCGAAGCCGGCCGGGCTGAAGCCGCTCGCCGCGGTCGTTGCCGGCCAGCACCGCCAGCCATGGAGGGGACTCTTCCACCTGCAGGGCAGCCTCTACTGGTACATCGCCGTCCGGCAGGGCCACGCCGTCATTGCCGGTGGCGACCGGGTGGGCACCCTGGAGGAACTGGCACCGATCCGGGAGCGGCATCGCGCCCTTGGGGAATGGACGGAGGTAGAAGGGACGATACGGGATCTCGCCAACATGGCGCGGGCTGCAAAGGGCGTGTCGCCTATGCGGGACGTGCTGACTGGACCTTGGAAGTCGACCTCCTATGCGGTGGCAGCGGCAATCGGCGTCGTGGCGCTTCTCGTCGGAGGCTGGTACTGGTACGACCAACAGCAAGCCGCTGAGCGTGAGGCGCAGTTGATGCGACAGCGCGCGGTTGCCGCCGCGCAGCTCGCCAATGAGGCCGCAAGGCAGCGGGCCATACCCTGGGTCGAGGAGGCGATGCCGACCGCCTTCCTGCAGGCCTGTCGCCGCGCCTGGGACCGGCAGGTCCTTGCGGAGGCCGGCTGGACGCTTGCCAGCTGGCGCTGCAAGCCGGCCACGTCGACCGCCCTGACGATCGAAACCACGTGGAAGCGCGATGGCGGCTTGGCTGCCAATGCTCCCGGAGCGCTTTCCACGGACGGCAATCAAGCGACGGCGACGGCGAATGCGCCGGCGGCATTCCTGCCTTCCCCGCGCGCAGTCAGTGCGACAGCCGCCGCGCAGCGGTCGATGTGGACGTACGCACAGGGTAACGGCGTGAGCTTGCAGTTGACCTCGCCGCCCGCGCTGCTGCCGGCAGACGGCAACACCCCGGTCGATCCGTGGCTCGCCATGACCGCGGACATCGGCTTTGGCGCGCCGCCGTGGCTGGGTGTGGGCGAGGGACTGGATGACGTGGCAGGCCTGCGGCTGACCGAAGTCAGCTACGAAGCAGCTGCCCAGTTATGGAAGGGCACCGGAAAACTGTACGCAATGCGGGACGGTGCAGTGCCGCCCGCTGGGAGTCAATGA
- a CDS encoding lytic transglycosylase domain-containing protein, translating to MVALTASALLASAARADCLDDAAKFHGVSPSLLRSIALQESGMRPWVTNRNGNGSEDIGLMQINSIHLPRLGRYGITRAHLFDGCINAYVGAWILRENIQRFGPTWKAVGAYNASSPDKQLRYANQIHARWQALQRAALR from the coding sequence ATGGTGGCGCTCACGGCATCCGCCTTGCTGGCCAGCGCAGCTCGTGCCGACTGCCTCGATGATGCCGCGAAGTTCCATGGGGTCAGCCCCTCCTTGCTCCGGAGCATCGCGTTGCAGGAGTCGGGCATGCGGCCGTGGGTCACGAATCGCAATGGCAACGGTTCGGAGGATATCGGCCTCATGCAGATCAACTCGATCCACCTGCCGCGCCTGGGCAGGTATGGGATCACGCGCGCCCACCTGTTTGATGGGTGCATCAATGCCTACGTCGGCGCGTGGATTCTGCGCGAGAACATCCAGCGCTTCGGACCAACGTGGAAGGCGGTCGGGGCCTACAACGCCTCCTCGCCCGACAAGCAGTTGCGCTACGCCAACCAGATTCATGCGCGGTGGCAGGCGCTGCAGCGCGCCGCCTTGCGGTAG
- a CDS encoding GspE/PulE family protein, producing MMVKTLSRLWRSPRNASTGGAALAARAEPSVKSDALALPKPPEVLEPHILYPRNLPATFDRVAFNLNHLTAEQASALRQRAAESGLHVEDVAKELGLTDDNVQQVLAVHGCDIYVDARHFGTPRLLTWEAKLRRSGAAPQLRKVSAQELAVLRQQRGSGQLQDTDLQTLTLARRLIADCAVLIASDIHILVREHHTEIQVRIKGDLRTVSALSMRREEGERLIRAMYTGLATVKAATYNPLDVQDAQIAGDALPGTGLSSVRIVRGPAYPVESGGGFLVARLQYREHHEGALKADAVDAAKRLDLRSPKAPGGEFKLGQMGYTPLQVDLISQLLRRPMGVIVVTGPTGSGKTTTLFECTRHQARLFPEKRLITIENPTEYPMDWAIQLTTESERFPEMLRMTLRMDPDAVLLGEIRGVEEAIATLQAAATGHQVLTTLHVTDPFETFSRLVMLDHVRLAMEVIANHNQIIGLIAQRIVPLLCPKCSVELDRAPEPLPDYMLSAMRTWGDLSEVRVRGAGCGHCHGEAIIGQQAVAEVVVTSEQLMQDCINDGVLAARRNHRRREGSDKPMIAHAMDLVLAGRLSPVDAERSVDAIPMRDQL from the coding sequence ATGATGGTCAAGACCCTATCGCGCCTGTGGCGCAGTCCACGCAACGCCTCGACAGGGGGCGCCGCACTGGCGGCGCGCGCCGAGCCGTCTGTGAAGTCCGATGCCCTGGCGTTGCCGAAGCCTCCCGAGGTGCTTGAGCCGCATATCCTATACCCGCGCAACCTGCCCGCCACCTTCGACCGTGTCGCCTTCAACCTGAACCATCTGACTGCCGAGCAGGCATCGGCGCTTCGCCAGCGCGCCGCGGAAAGCGGCCTGCATGTGGAAGATGTCGCCAAGGAGCTTGGCCTGACCGATGACAACGTGCAGCAGGTGCTGGCTGTGCACGGTTGCGATATTTATGTGGATGCCCGGCATTTCGGCACGCCGCGGCTTCTGACCTGGGAAGCCAAGCTGCGGCGCAGCGGTGCGGCGCCCCAACTGCGCAAGGTGTCCGCGCAGGAGCTTGCCGTGTTGCGCCAGCAGCGCGGTTCCGGTCAACTGCAGGATACGGACCTGCAGACCCTGACCCTCGCGCGCCGGCTGATCGCGGATTGCGCTGTGCTGATCGCCTCGGACATTCACATCCTGGTTCGCGAGCACCACACCGAGATTCAGGTGCGGATCAAGGGAGATCTGCGCACGGTCTCCGCGCTATCGATGCGCCGCGAGGAGGGTGAACGCCTGATCCGCGCGATGTACACGGGCCTCGCCACGGTGAAGGCCGCGACCTATAACCCGCTGGACGTGCAAGACGCGCAGATCGCCGGCGACGCGCTGCCGGGCACCGGGCTTTCGAGCGTGCGGATCGTGCGTGGGCCCGCTTACCCGGTGGAGAGTGGTGGCGGCTTCCTCGTGGCGCGGCTGCAATACCGGGAGCACCATGAGGGCGCGCTGAAGGCGGACGCGGTCGACGCGGCGAAACGACTCGATCTGCGCTCGCCGAAAGCGCCTGGCGGCGAATTCAAGCTCGGCCAGATGGGCTACACGCCGCTGCAGGTGGACCTCATCTCGCAGCTGCTGCGCCGGCCCATGGGCGTGATCGTCGTGACCGGCCCGACCGGGAGCGGCAAGACCACGACGCTCTTCGAATGCACACGGCATCAGGCACGCCTCTTCCCGGAGAAGCGGCTCATCACGATCGAGAATCCCACCGAATATCCGATGGACTGGGCGATCCAGCTCACCACGGAAAGCGAGCGGTTCCCGGAGATGTTGCGCATGACGTTGCGGATGGACCCGGATGCGGTGCTGTTGGGCGAAATCCGCGGTGTCGAGGAAGCGATCGCGACACTGCAGGCGGCGGCGACCGGCCACCAGGTGCTCACCACGCTGCACGTGACCGACCCGTTCGAGACGTTCTCGCGGCTGGTGATGCTGGACCATGTTCGCCTGGCGATGGAGGTGATCGCCAATCACAACCAGATCATCGGCCTCATTGCGCAGCGGATTGTGCCACTGCTGTGTCCGAAATGCTCTGTGGAGCTGGACAGGGCCCCAGAACCACTGCCGGATTACATGCTCAGTGCGATGCGAACCTGGGGCGATCTCTCGGAAGTCCGAGTGCGCGGCGCGGGCTGCGGTCACTGCCACGGCGAAGCCATCATTGGTCAACAGGCGGTAGCTGAAGTTGTCGTGACCAGCGAGCAGCTTATGCAGGATTGCATCAACGACGGCGTATTGGCAGCGCGGCGCAATCATCGGCGCCGGGAGGGTTCGGACAAGCCCATGATCGCGCACGCGATGGACCTTGTGCTGGCGGGACGCCTGAGCCCTGTCGATGCGGAGCGAAGCGTAGACGCCATTCCGATGAGGGATCAACTATGA
- a CDS encoding type II secretion system protein GspD, whose product MMMKKSNAARYTASAVAAATLLSGCGVMETRNVQNAIGNEAHAAYADAPRSRPVFRVHEGAWLMGEKIRASKPQPDIYNKHVVFKGTLGSLTEAANWIAQSVGVRATVDASAVASATGGSAPAQPAAGSRPTGPIPMGGTPRVDLAAPLAGASGSGQGAGMAITTPLTLRYEGNFKGFLDAVEAYFWVWSRYNDGTVSFFRTETRTFMLPSLADASSMNGSITTSDSSSGGMAGAGGNGGSSGGSGGRSGQSMNMSVEMKPWETLQATAKAVAGASAEVVVDKNLGTLTVTGDPVQCDRIEQFVKSLAAMYGKQVAIDVQVYEVRVTREDNYGLNLSLAYQSSAGQTGVAFSSVSTPTISGSATPMNLGATIMSGPFAGSKAVVQALSTLGNVSQVVSRSGVTQNGKVLALQTATLQDYVAQSQTTLAANVGSTSSIQTGTVTYGFTSNFLPKVVDGRILMNFDMTLSDLLPLQRFNSGGDANQTSVQLRTMPTNRFTQSITLKPGESLVLTGLRNQKASTTNNGVGEPWMAALGGGVGALKGDTVIAIMISARLL is encoded by the coding sequence ATGATGATGAAGAAGAGCAATGCAGCGCGCTACACCGCGTCCGCCGTGGCGGCCGCCACGCTGCTGTCGGGCTGCGGTGTGATGGAAACGCGCAACGTACAGAACGCCATCGGCAACGAGGCGCACGCCGCATACGCCGATGCGCCTCGCAGCCGCCCGGTGTTCCGGGTGCATGAGGGCGCCTGGCTGATGGGGGAAAAGATCCGCGCCAGCAAGCCGCAGCCGGACATCTACAACAAACACGTGGTGTTCAAGGGCACGCTTGGATCCTTGACGGAAGCTGCAAACTGGATCGCGCAGAGCGTCGGCGTGCGCGCGACCGTGGACGCCTCAGCCGTGGCGTCCGCAACGGGCGGTTCGGCACCAGCGCAACCTGCCGCCGGATCGCGGCCGACTGGGCCAATTCCGATGGGTGGCACGCCCCGAGTGGACCTGGCCGCCCCGTTGGCCGGCGCTTCCGGCTCGGGCCAGGGTGCTGGCATGGCGATCACTACGCCCTTGACCCTCCGTTACGAAGGCAACTTCAAGGGTTTCCTCGATGCCGTCGAGGCGTATTTTTGGGTCTGGTCGCGTTACAACGATGGGACGGTGTCGTTCTTCCGGACGGAAACCCGGACCTTCATGCTGCCGAGCCTCGCGGATGCCTCATCCATGAACGGTTCGATCACCACGTCGGACAGCAGCTCCGGGGGCATGGCCGGCGCCGGCGGGAACGGCGGCAGTTCAGGCGGAAGTGGTGGCCGTAGCGGCCAGTCGATGAACATGTCCGTCGAGATGAAGCCGTGGGAAACGCTGCAGGCGACTGCCAAGGCCGTCGCTGGCGCGAGCGCCGAAGTCGTGGTCGACAAGAACCTTGGCACCCTGACCGTGACGGGCGATCCGGTGCAATGCGATCGCATCGAACAGTTCGTCAAGAGCCTGGCGGCCATGTACGGCAAGCAGGTGGCGATCGACGTGCAGGTCTACGAAGTCCGCGTCACGCGTGAGGACAACTACGGGCTGAACCTGTCGCTCGCCTATCAAAGCTCCGCTGGCCAGACCGGCGTCGCGTTCAGTTCCGTCAGCACGCCGACGATCTCAGGCAGTGCCACCCCCATGAATCTGGGCGCGACCATCATGAGTGGTCCTTTCGCCGGCAGCAAGGCCGTCGTGCAGGCGCTCTCGACGCTTGGCAATGTATCGCAGGTGGTATCGCGCTCGGGCGTCACGCAAAACGGCAAAGTCCTGGCTTTGCAGACCGCCACGCTGCAGGACTATGTCGCGCAGTCGCAAACGACGCTGGCTGCCAATGTCGGTTCCACCAGTTCCATCCAGACCGGAACGGTGACCTACGGCTTTACCAGCAACTTCCTACCCAAGGTGGTCGATGGCCGGATTCTGATGAACTTCGACATGACGCTGTCGGACCTGCTGCCGCTGCAGCGATTCAACTCGGGCGGGGACGCGAACCAGACCAGTGTGCAGCTGCGCACCATGCCGACCAACCGGTTCACGCAGTCGATCACCTTGAAGCCGGGTGAATCGCTGGTGCTCACAGGCCTGCGCAACCAGAAGGCGTCTACGACCAATAACGGCGTCGGCGAGCCGTGGATGGCCGCACTCGGTGGTGGCGTCGGTGCGCTCAAGGGAGACACGGTCATCGCCATCATGATCTCGGCCCGCTTGCTGTAA
- a CDS encoding TrbI/VirB10 family protein — protein MDQVTSVTDAQERTVKGKLPRNVLFALGGISAVLVGGLGYYFQTITDDQLEAKAEQARADQIKQRAGNADTGQSLEAAIRAQADKAREEAERQRKAAIAPDTKTPVMTASDLGGGAKASPTVDPNKNEQDDLYTAPVFKSGARKSQLNQSRTPPGMADVTDPAQMRALQQAVAARQGAANAAALAQEGATAPQLPGDRQFLRDAGGTTTLRTGFDGKLPKCTVSRGFVIPANFAGGLNSDKPGEFRATVSQDVYDTVQGNCKVIPAGSTLVGIYSADIAVGQERVLTAFVRMQLPNGKTVPLMGMQGADPDGTAGNSGDVNNHFLKIFTGALVIGALSLRFNDNPTTTTVGPAGLVAYGNAAGQIATQTAQTILNRNQNIRPTITTEPGQKMLVQVKHDIVLEPYRD, from the coding sequence ATGGATCAGGTCACGTCCGTGACCGACGCGCAGGAGCGCACGGTCAAGGGGAAACTCCCTCGCAATGTGCTGTTCGCCCTCGGTGGCATCTCGGCGGTACTGGTCGGTGGGTTGGGCTACTACTTCCAAACCATCACCGACGATCAGCTCGAAGCGAAGGCGGAACAGGCGCGCGCGGATCAAATCAAGCAGCGTGCGGGCAACGCCGACACCGGCCAAAGCCTCGAGGCCGCGATCCGCGCGCAGGCAGACAAGGCCCGCGAGGAAGCGGAGCGGCAGCGCAAAGCCGCTATTGCCCCTGACACGAAAACGCCGGTCATGACCGCATCGGACCTGGGCGGCGGGGCGAAGGCCAGCCCCACCGTGGACCCGAATAAGAACGAGCAGGATGATCTCTACACGGCACCGGTGTTCAAATCGGGCGCGCGCAAATCGCAACTGAATCAAAGCCGGACGCCGCCCGGCATGGCCGATGTCACGGACCCGGCTCAGATGCGTGCGCTGCAGCAGGCGGTGGCGGCACGCCAGGGCGCTGCGAACGCGGCCGCACTGGCACAGGAAGGCGCGACAGCGCCACAGTTGCCCGGCGACCGGCAGTTCCTGCGGGACGCCGGCGGCACGACGACGTTGCGAACCGGCTTCGATGGCAAGTTGCCAAAATGCACGGTCAGCCGGGGCTTCGTCATCCCAGCGAACTTTGCCGGCGGACTCAACTCGGACAAGCCGGGCGAATTCCGCGCCACCGTGTCACAGGACGTCTATGACACCGTGCAGGGCAACTGCAAGGTCATTCCTGCGGGCAGCACGCTGGTTGGCATCTATAGCGCCGACATTGCGGTCGGCCAGGAGCGCGTCCTCACGGCGTTCGTGCGCATGCAACTGCCGAACGGCAAGACCGTGCCGCTGATGGGCATGCAGGGCGCTGATCCGGATGGCACCGCCGGCAATAGCGGCGACGTCAACAACCACTTTCTGAAGATCTTCACCGGTGCGCTGGTGATCGGTGCGCTGTCGCTTCGATTCAACGATAACCCAACCACTACCACCGTCGGGCCGGCGGGGCTGGTCGCCTATGGGAACGCTGCAGGGCAGATTGCCACGCAGACGGCGCAGACCATCCTGAACCGTAACCAGAATATCCGTCCGACCATCACGACCGAGCCGGGGCAAAAGATGCTGGTTCAGGTCAAGCATGACATCGTGCTGGAGCCCTATCGTGACTAA
- a CDS encoding toxin co-regulated pilus biosynthesis Q family protein: MSGLILVPAVHASQLSNDGWQQLQAPRAAKAAASQTLLAANTPSAGAAPSKASTPAVPNIAPAAGAVFRLVKGEALQQQLQNWASRAGWTVAWNVPDGWIVPGDKDYGSDFESAVKRVVEELANNGADVVGDSWRGNRTVIISQNGMVQ; the protein is encoded by the coding sequence TTGAGCGGCCTGATCCTTGTGCCGGCGGTGCACGCCTCGCAGCTGTCGAACGACGGCTGGCAGCAACTGCAGGCGCCACGTGCCGCCAAGGCTGCTGCCAGCCAGACATTGCTGGCCGCCAATACACCATCCGCAGGCGCAGCGCCGAGCAAGGCCAGCACGCCGGCCGTGCCGAACATCGCGCCGGCGGCCGGGGCCGTGTTCCGGCTTGTCAAAGGGGAGGCACTTCAACAGCAGCTTCAGAACTGGGCGAGCCGGGCCGGGTGGACGGTGGCCTGGAACGTGCCGGACGGCTGGATCGTGCCCGGCGACAAGGACTACGGCAGCGACTTCGAAAGCGCAGTCAAGCGGGTGGTGGAGGAGCTGGCCAATAACGGCGCCGACGTGGTGGGGGATAGCTGGCGCGGCAATCGCACGGTGATTATCAGCCAAAACGGGATGGTCCAATGA
- the pilP gene encoding type IV pilus biogenesis protein PilP, with the protein MQNRAFNHRWPPAALAFAATVGLSAAAPANAASAMSNPVAAAIASAGGSPGTSQSGTAPSMQPTAAAPAAGVASPTATSTPAAEAVQPLRPTDAPELAALQSQMALWKARAEIAKYKAEAKRAEDSLIAAPAGAAAGAGVASISLAGPMPVGGVAERAPRLAPEAPRVVSLRAFDGHYNAVVEVSGRTIPVQAGDTLDGGWKVVSIDDGGVKLANGKRVRTLRP; encoded by the coding sequence ATGCAGAATCGCGCATTCAATCATCGTTGGCCCCCTGCCGCGCTGGCTTTTGCCGCTACCGTCGGCCTCTCGGCTGCCGCCCCTGCCAATGCGGCGTCGGCGATGTCGAACCCTGTCGCAGCGGCGATCGCGTCGGCGGGAGGCAGCCCAGGGACGTCGCAATCTGGCACCGCTCCGTCAATGCAACCGACGGCTGCCGCCCCAGCGGCGGGCGTTGCGAGCCCCACAGCGACGAGCACGCCCGCGGCAGAAGCCGTCCAACCGTTGCGTCCCACTGACGCGCCGGAACTCGCGGCTTTGCAGTCCCAAATGGCTTTGTGGAAGGCGCGCGCTGAGATCGCCAAGTACAAGGCAGAGGCCAAGCGGGCGGAGGATTCGCTGATTGCAGCTCCTGCCGGTGCGGCGGCGGGCGCCGGTGTGGCATCGATTTCGCTGGCCGGTCCGATGCCGGTCGGCGGCGTTGCAGAGCGCGCACCGCGGCTCGCGCCGGAGGCGCCCCGCGTGGTGTCGCTGCGCGCGTTCGACGGTCACTACAACGCGGTTGTGGAAGTCAGCGGTCGAACCATCCCAGTCCAGGCTGGCGACACGCTGGACGGCGGCTGGAAGGTCGTCAGCATCGACGACGGTGGGGTGAAGCTTGCCAACGGCAAGCGCGTGCGCACGCTGAGGCCTTGA
- a CDS encoding TrbG/VirB9 family P-type conjugative transfer protein — protein sequence MIRSFILSALALVAVQAMAADTDPLDFDYQVIARAADRPAMVFNDGLSTYIQPRHGQVVQADGAIQNGPYWVIDGVPEVVRYSVSGQPVVARWKRANGFTSEPANPVGDMPRSLAAISGRLAMIGNYAGQPLVRAGRSNLPLAQMIKSIAPAGWTGTAQKDISLTDDVALDTRGGENWLQALARVLEQRNLYAEVDFTRRNIALRAGPPKSFSVAETGSSAATPGGVLQAALTTPGNVAAAPKEPAAPTLPVAGTPLPEGPTLASAFGALAIRDNKQGRIEIRFEQEPKDLVLRDETDSKIWTRWDEAQRVLSFATVDRFTATADGKAVEVRRSPEIDYEFPRENSAGLEMVFEKDGATYLSFAKSLVSVSVFGDEHQRNGEHKDRYYKFNGIAARLTVIADGNVVYVDRSPQVRFKEQPGKVAL from the coding sequence ATGATCAGGTCGTTCATTCTCTCTGCACTGGCGTTGGTGGCTGTACAGGCCATGGCCGCCGACACCGACCCGCTCGATTTCGACTACCAGGTCATTGCGCGCGCCGCCGATCGTCCCGCGATGGTGTTCAACGATGGACTGTCGACCTACATCCAGCCGCGGCACGGCCAGGTCGTGCAAGCCGACGGCGCCATCCAAAATGGCCCGTACTGGGTGATCGACGGCGTGCCGGAGGTGGTCCGCTACTCCGTCAGTGGTCAGCCGGTTGTCGCGCGCTGGAAGCGAGCCAACGGCTTCACGTCCGAGCCGGCAAATCCGGTGGGAGACATGCCACGGAGTCTCGCCGCGATCTCCGGACGACTGGCGATGATCGGCAACTACGCCGGCCAGCCGTTGGTGCGCGCTGGCCGTTCGAACCTGCCGCTCGCGCAGATGATCAAGTCGATCGCGCCGGCGGGGTGGACCGGCACCGCCCAGAAGGATATCTCCCTGACCGACGACGTGGCACTGGATACCCGCGGCGGGGAGAACTGGCTGCAAGCGCTCGCGCGGGTGCTTGAACAGCGCAATCTCTACGCGGAAGTGGACTTCACGCGCCGGAACATTGCGCTGCGTGCCGGACCGCCGAAGAGCTTCTCCGTGGCCGAGACCGGCTCAAGCGCCGCGACACCTGGCGGCGTGTTGCAGGCCGCTCTGACGACGCCGGGCAACGTGGCTGCAGCGCCGAAAGAGCCTGCGGCGCCGACGTTGCCGGTGGCTGGCACGCCGCTGCCGGAAGGGCCGACGTTGGCCTCCGCCTTCGGAGCACTGGCGATCCGTGACAACAAGCAAGGTCGGATCGAGATTCGCTTCGAGCAGGAGCCCAAGGACCTGGTCCTGCGTGACGAGACCGATAGCAAGATCTGGACGAGGTGGGACGAGGCCCAGCGCGTGTTGTCCTTCGCGACCGTTGACCGGTTCACTGCGACTGCGGACGGCAAGGCCGTCGAAGTCAGGCGCTCGCCGGAGATCGATTACGAATTTCCGCGCGAGAACAGCGCCGGCCTGGAAATGGTCTTCGAGAAAGACGGCGCCACCTACCTGAGCTTTGCCAAGTCGTTGGTGAGCGTTTCTGTGTTCGGTGATGAGCATCAGCGCAACGGTGAACACAAGGACCGCTACTACAAGTTCAACGGCATTGCCGCACGCCTGACGGTGATCGCGGACGGCAATGTGGTCTACGTGGACCGCTCGCCGCAGGTGCGGTTCAAAGAGCAGCCGGGCAAGGTGGCACTGTGA
- a CDS encoding TrbG/VirB9 family P-type conjugative transfer protein — protein sequence MEARTPSRVLPLVIALGLALLLSIPDGHAADKTGRRPGAGIAGLGIGDLSDAMNPGNPFNGGVDPIALPGDSRLVVFTYSRDQIFRVLSAPLKVTTIEFPDDEQIVGDPAWGENVRWDYDTDGANHLYVKPQAAGLVNTLSVNTNKRSYEFTLVSSPLGGIFYQKVRFRIPTSISAKVKARNDSRSEQADNAKATEGGDSRNVDAVAVPPDQLNFEYAISGSASFKPETAFDDGKALWLRLPAAALQSWPVALVKDGSDFVVVNQIRRGGYLVVQRLADTVVLRSGDDEVRIERGRRRVLGLF from the coding sequence ATGGAAGCCCGTACCCCCTCCCGAGTTCTCCCGCTGGTCATCGCCCTTGGCCTGGCACTGTTGCTTTCCATTCCGGATGGCCACGCTGCGGACAAGACTGGGCGCCGTCCTGGCGCTGGCATTGCCGGGCTGGGTATCGGCGACCTGAGCGACGCCATGAATCCGGGGAATCCGTTCAATGGCGGTGTCGATCCTATCGCGCTGCCGGGTGACTCTCGGCTCGTGGTGTTCACGTACAGCCGGGACCAAATTTTCCGGGTGCTGAGCGCGCCATTGAAGGTCACGACCATCGAGTTTCCGGACGACGAGCAGATCGTTGGCGACCCGGCCTGGGGCGAGAACGTACGTTGGGACTATGACACCGATGGCGCCAACCATCTCTACGTGAAGCCGCAGGCGGCGGGCCTCGTCAATACGCTGTCGGTGAACACGAACAAGCGCAGCTACGAGTTCACGCTGGTGTCGTCGCCTCTGGGCGGTATCTTTTACCAGAAGGTGCGATTCCGCATTCCGACGTCGATCTCGGCCAAGGTCAAGGCCCGCAATGACTCGCGTAGCGAGCAGGCGGACAATGCGAAGGCGACAGAGGGGGGCGATTCGCGTAACGTCGACGCCGTGGCGGTGCCACCGGACCAGCTGAATTTCGAATACGCCATTTCGGGAAGCGCCAGCTTCAAGCCGGAGACCGCTTTCGACGATGGCAAGGCGCTATGGCTACGGTTACCTGCCGCCGCGCTTCAGAGCTGGCCGGTCGCCCTGGTGAAGGACGGCAGCGACTTCGTGGTGGTGAACCAGATCCGTCGCGGCGGCTATCTGGTGGTCCAGCGTCTGGCCGATACCGTTGTGCTGCGCTCCGGCGACGATGAAGTCAGGATCGAGCGTGGCCGTCGTCGCGTGTTGGGGCTGTTCTGA